TAGTTCCCCGTTGTGTTGGAGATTCGCCTTACCGGCGCCATTTTGATTTCCCGCGAGCCGAGTGATTATACGAGAGCACGTCCCCCCACGTCCTAACTTCCGCCCACCCCTCCACGCACGCCTTCTAACCCGCGTGCTGCACGTGTGTGTGGAATGAATCTGGTTCTCCACGTGGTCGCCCCGGGCATTGGCCGTGTTAGGACACGTGTAGGAATCGTGCTGAGTGGGCCATACTTGTTTTGCCCTTGGTACCCATGGGTCGCTCTCCCATACCCGAGTTATGTTGCTATTACTGTAGGTGAGGCCCGGGCTCCTTATCACGCGTGTGCAAGGCAGGGGGTAGGCCAGTTGCTAGACACTGTTCGATATGTTGGTGTTTGCAAAATTCAGTACAGCTATTAAAAATAAAATGCAATTTacgtgaaatatatatattttttgggggagattcaaatgtttgaaaagtcagttgggtatttttatctaatggacaggaaaaagacacccaaccaacttttcaaacatttgaatctcccccataaagtGCTACCTTTTTAATCTTTTTCTAAATATTTGCCTTTTCTTTCCACTTACATAGGGCCCAAAAATGCAAGGTAAACTTAAGAAACCTGCACCTCCACAAGAGGTTGACGATAGTGAGGAGGATGAGGAaatggaggaagaagaggaaagcaGTGAAGAGGAGGTAATGCAATGTGTTTTCTTGTTACTACAGGCTCCATGATGCCCCCACTACAACATGCTTGGGCAATGAATACACGTGAAAATAGTCCTTGCTTCAACTCTTGATTGCCCACACTGCGTGTATATCACTGCTAAAGAACAGAGCATTGAAAACAATGCAAATGCCAGTGCCATTTTACCCAGCTTAATTTTTGCACTTTTTCTGCATGGTTCATATAAACATTGAGTTTAGCTTAGACATTGCAGTTGTAGTTTGCACTATAGTTTATTCCTGTGGGTGCGGAAATTAAATATCTAAGGATTTAAAATCGCAGTCAAATAGTGTAAGTTCTTCTGATGTACAAGTAGTTTGTGGAGGATTGTATGTTACTTGCATTTACTGTTTGTAACGGTTACATTGGATATAGATTTACATGTCCCTATGTCTGCTACTGCGCATGGCAGTCTTTGGGTTCAAGCCTATTAGCAGTGAAGATGACAATGTGTCGTTGCCGTGGCATTTCCACGCCTTCAACGGCACCTGATCTTGCACCCTTCGCTGGCAGGCTTTAGCCTGAATTAGCACAAAATTGCTCGGAGCCCTATGGGGCTTCGAGCACTTATGTGAATTCAGGCCGCTGCAATGACTCGCACCTGTGAGTTCATCATGGCTAATGAGACTGACCTCTGTGTTCTGCCTGCTGTAGTAGTACACTGAACACAGTTCTTACTGCAGGTTTAACAGACTTTCATTTACGTATCTAGCCATTGTCAGGTTCCAACTAGCTAGTTTTCATCTGAGTGCTGACTGAATTATGCAGTTGCTTTTGAATGGTTAATACCTCATTTTCTAAGAACCTATTACTAACTTTGACATTAAAAGCAGTCGGTTATCACACGAAATATGGCTACCGCTTTAGGTCCTCCAATCTGTCATAGGTAATCTTGCAGTGCTGCACACGTATGCTTCATTTTGGTAGACAGGAGGTTTTGGTCCTAATTGGCCTCACTGCAGTGCATTGGCCCAAAAAGAGCAGATGCCAGTCTAACTGACCAGGCTGTATCAACCTGTGTATGGCTAGCATAGCTTTTGTCTCTGTAGTCACTGCTAATGAGGTTTCATGGAGCCATTAGAGGAGACCTTAACATTAGGGTAATTTAAATCACCATCAAGAGTATAAGCCTCTTCTAACTATGCAGGAGTGCTTCAGTCACATCAGTATGAGCAGGACGCAGTAAGCCACTGATGGAGAGCATTGCACTCTGTCCTTGCGATGAAAGGATTTTTTGGGCTATGACCTGGgagtcctgctgtgcatgcgcagtcattggGGACactgaatttgctgtgctatataaggaaCTGTCATCCTATCGAGTCTAAGCTCCAGAAAGTTTTTCTTTCTGAATGTTGGTGCATATGGGAAATGCGCTCAGACATCCAAAAACTGCATTTTCGGAGGTTTCACCACATTTCTGCTCTTGATGCATCCCAGTCTACGGGGAGAATTCAATTATGCCTTAAAAAATCCCAGATAGTGGCAGTATTTTGGGGGTAATTGGATAACCCCCGGGGGATTAGTTGGCTGCAGTTATTTAAATTAATGCACAAGTAAGCTGTAATTTTAAATTGTTGCTTCTCTCAGATTCATGAAGTGGTTGTCTACTTGAACATAGGTTTTCATCAGTCCTGCCTAAATGGGGGGTAGTAATGGTACCCCTTTAGTGGAAGGTCCTTTTGATAAGGAAAAGGGCTTAAGGTTGACTTGTTAAAAGGCGATACTTTCAGTGCTTGCCATGATGTGATAAAggcggtttgtttgtttttttgcagaagaaagtGTTCCTGGTGAAGCCATCAGATTACACAATGTAATCATAATGAAAGTTTGGATTGCTTTAAGTACTTATTTTTCCCCTTCCACAGTTAGAAGTTCCTCCAAAGAAAACACCAGCCAAAAAAGCAGCCACTCCAGCTAAAGCAACACCAGGGAAGAAAGCAGCCACTCCAGCTAAGCCTGCAGTCACCCCAGGAAAGAAGGGAGCTACTCCAGCTGGAGCAAAGAATGGTAAACGGGCAAAGAAGCAGGACAGTGAAGATGAAGAGTCTGGTATGTTGAGATTGGGATCAGTGTAGTTTAGTGTTGTAGAAGAGGAACTTCATAGTTTTCAAAGTCCTTTCTAATGGTTGCAAAGACCCCCTTTACTATTTCTTCCCAGGTAATTTTAATACGCATCCAATTACTCTAAAACCATTTTAACTTAATGCTTTGAAATATTTATACAACTGTACAAAGTGCTCACACACAAGGATGGCTGGTGAATGGCAGTGCCCGTAGGCAATAGTTGATCTGGTTATCAAGTGGTATTAAAGGATTCTTTGCTAAatgtggacttttttttttttttttttttttcttcttcctacaGATGAAGAATCTGAAGAAGAACAGAAGCCAGTTGCCAAGAAACCAGCTGCCAAAAAACCCATAGCTAAAAAGGagtctgaggaggaggaggatgaggaggaggaggatgaggatgGTAAGTTTTAATGCTTCAATATGGAAATTTTGAAATGGAGCAAAACTAACGTGGTATATTGTTGGCACAGATGATGAATATTTTGGGACTTAATCCTGATTAACCTTTGATGATAGCTTCACCTGATGTGCTATGGAGTGTTTTTTAAATCACTATCCAGTTTGTCAGTTTTGCTAGTTGAAGACTTCTCTTCCCAATCAGCAATATGCTTAATGACTATATTTTGTCCTTACTGATTGTGACATTAAAATCTTGTTAGATGAGTCTGAAGAGGAAGAACCTGCTGCCAAGAAACCAGCTGTCAAAAAACCTGCAGCAAAAAAAGAAGAGTCTGAGGATGAGGAGGGTGAGCATAATCTCATTCCACAATTCATGTACATAGTTTCAATTTTTATTACACTTGATGGAAACTAAATGCCACCCATATTTGGAGGTCCCTCCCTTTCTAATATAGGAGTAAATAGCATGGTTCTGACCATAACTGTGTCGTTTGGATGTTCTCTCTGCTCATTGCTCACACTCCAAAAGCTAAATTGTGTATTTAGGGAATTTAGACTAAATTCCAATCTGGCAGGGACAGATTTAAATGATTACATAAAACAGCAAATGAGTGTGCCCAGGATGGCTGTCTTACTCTATCATAGAGTAAATTAGTTTTGCGTTCTGTTGGGAGAAAGAACTATTAAGAATTTGTTCTGGTTATTGTATAACTGGTATTTCAGTCACAACAATGAACAGCAATGATACCAACTGAAACACATCTGTCGGTGCTGCTTTACATTTTGGTGTCAAAATGGCAGTCCCTACATAAATCTTGCCCAGCATCTCTCTCAATGCCTCTTGAGGACCATTGAGTCTAGCCAGTGAGGTAGGCTACAGTAATGTCCTAGTCCATCTTTGCACCGATTATACTTTAGCTTATTTAAAGATTATTTGAAACTAAAAAGCTTTGAACACAATTTAGACTCTGAGGATGAAGGTATGGAGGTAACACCAACTGTGGCTAAAGGAAAGAAAGCTGTTGCAACGGCTGAATCTGATGATGGGGAGGAGGATGACGACgacgaggaggaggatgatgaggatgatgaagaggatgaggatgatgacgaAGAAAGTATGTTTTATGAAGCAAAATAGTATAGAATTTAGACACTCCGCTTTTGTCTGAAGTATCTGCTGCCagcgtttgttttttttttccctttaaattttttttaattatattggcTATGTTTGGATGTGCATTGTGTAGGGACTTAGTGCGGTATCTTATTAGGTGCGGTGATTTACCGCACTGTAAGAACAGGCTTTTTAGCCCAATAATTctattgggctatccaattacagcccgTTTTTACCGTGCGGTAAATCACCTGTTATTGGCTGATAGCACATGGGATCAGTGATAACATTGTGGACCCATGTCTTTGCGTCCGGTAACAGGGCTGCTTATAAGGGATTCTGCTTCGCGAAGCATAATCACCGGTAAGTGCCGGCTTACGGGGCTAATTCGATAGCACTGAGAATCCTTTAGCTGCTGTAACTCGCCGCAGTAAAATAGGATACCACCCATAATCACCGGCATAACCCGCACGTCCTGCAGCTCTATATAAATTGGACTGTTACAGTTCTATTTACATGTACATAGGTGGGTACATTAAACGTAATGTGTGTGCCCCACccactcaaatttttttttttattctccccCCCCACTCTAGATGCTGGAAAGGAATCTGCAAAACGCAAAAAAGAAATGCCCCAAAACAAAGGTGCTCCTGAAGCAAAGAAACAGCGAAGTGAAGGTATGGAATGAACCCGTTTATGTACATGTTTAATTACAACCGTTTCTCTGTGATATTCATATGGCAAGTTTTTGATAATTGAGAGTTGTGTTCTAACCCTGTTTGAGATTCATGTCTCCAAAACTTCTCCTTGCCTATGTATGCGAAGAGCTGCTTTCTATCTGAACTTGCTGGCATGTGGGCtgcttgtgtgcattagttagaaaGTAATTGTTTAAATCTGGTGTAAAGCTTTCATGATGTTTCCATACTAGGTTTATCAGTGTATGTTGCAAACTTGAATTCCGCTAAGGATTTCGGTGAACTAAAAGATGCTCTGAGGGAGGCCTTCACCAAAAAGAGTTTGACTGTCCAAGATGTCCGTATTGGAGCTTCAAGGTGAGTGTTGTGTTGATGAGCAAAACACAAAGTAtgtactagaccagtggttctcaacctcggtcctcaagtacccccaacagttcatgttttccaggtctcctcacaggattgcaagttaaataatttgctccacctgtaggtcttttaaaatgtgttggcaagtaatgaatacacctgttcagctGCTAGGTGACttaaaaaacatgaactgttgggggtacttgaggactgaggttgagaaccactgtactagaccACCAACTTGACTGTCATGTTTATACCATAGGAAATTTGGCTATGTGGAATTCTCTACTGTTGAAGAGGTGGAGAAAGCACTCAAGTTGACTGGGAAGAAGGTTCTTGGTTTAGAGATTAAAGTGGAAAAAGTAAATTCCATTGCTGACAAGAATAAAAATGCTGagaataagaaaggtatttcattcTTCCCATGGAATGTTTTGACAACGTTTAGGACATCTGTATATACAGGCCTAAATGTGTtaagtggagataaagtggagactgcTAAAGAGTgatatgaccagccaaccagctcctgactcaCACATGTCAGGtaggaagctgactggctggtgctttatcagtcTCCACCTTTATCTCTTGGTAAGGCTCAATACATTTTGGCCATAGTTCTAAATCCCTTGCTTTGATACGCTTGCAGCTGCAAAATGCTATTGGACACAATGTTAGGTGCCACTGTAATGTATTTAAcagatttttgtttttttaaattaacaatGAATTGTGCGTATTTTTCTGGTGTTTCAATTTGAAAAAAATGAATGTTTTAATGAccgttagattttttttttttttaagggttaCACTTGCAGAGCTTTTTGAATCTGATAGAAACTGCAAAGCATGTTAATGCTTTGCAGTCTCGATCATGTTCTGACATTAGAGCTGCTTTTATCGGTTTTACCTGGATTTCAGTAAATCCAGAGACTTGTGCATGAATACTAGGGTGCTGTATTTTATGCTCGACATCTGCATCCTACATGGGGCTTGAGACGCCTAGGACATTGCCTTCCCTGTCTCTCTCAAGACCTGTCCCGCATAACATATCTGCATATACCTGAACATCAAAGCAAGTGACCCCTGCTTCTTGTACCCCAGGTTGAGAATTGCAATACTGGTTTGTTGATTTAGAATGTCCTGTAAACTCATTGTTTGCTTTATTACATGACCTTATTTAATGAGAAACTGTTATTTCCCAGAGAGAGATGCACGGACTCTGTTTGTAAAGAATTTCCCGTATAGTACAACTGCTGAGGAATTGCAGGAGATCTTTGAAAATGCCAAAGAAATTCGTCTTCCTACTGGACACGATGGAACCAGTAAAGGGTAAGTTTTTGGTGTTAACACTATTTTTTTTAATGCATCTGTAGTTGGTATCTGACAGAAGTCTGTAAGCATTGTAAATATATTGCCTTCTCATGAAGAGTTCTGTTACATCCTGTCTTGACTATCTTTTCCTCAAGCCCCATCTGGTATAGCTGTGTCTAGACAAATGGTTTGACAGGTGCATTTATGTCCACGTGCTTAAGCATACATATACTAACATGGAAAACATCGGTTCACATTAGTGATTTTTTGTTCTATAGAAGCAATACTGCCTCTTCAGCTACTTTTTACTTGCCCTATCTTGGTGGTCCTTTGTTAAACATTTTTATCTTTGCATAGTGTACTGAATATATTGAAATCTTTAAGCGTTTGTCAAAGCTTCAATACTGGGATCTTGAAGTAGTGACTTCTAGTACATGAATGTTCCCACCTTGTATTATCACTAATTCCCTGCTAGAAAGGAGTACTAGGCAATGCACTAACTGTGTACCAGATGGGAATCTTCTGAAAAGTGGCTTTAGATTAAACTAATTGGGTGGTTTTTGGGCATGATATATAGTTTAATCTTCTTGCTAAAGagatccccccccttcccctcctcatattgtgcccatagtaatcaggtttagctgcataaagggttgggcacATCACTACCCTggagggtagcgagctgaaattacacCATAATTACCACAGAACAggaagggggtggaaagaattgaataccacccattgaaATTGATGTCTTGTCTACATGGTTCCAGTAATGCTCCTAAACCTTCATTGACTGCTGTTGCATGCACACTTTTCAAACATATGCTGTACTTTAGGATTGCATATGTGGAATTCCACACTGAAGCTGATGCAGATAAAGCAATTGAAGAAAAGCAAGGTGCAGAGGTTGAAGGCCGTGCTGTCTTCATAGACTACACTGGAGAGAAGAGTCAGAGTACTGGAGGGAAAAAAGCTGGACCAGCAGGTTGGTAATTTTCAGTTTTGTATGCAGACACAAACATTATCCAATTATCTGGTCCTATCATGTTGACTGACCATAGCCTGCTTGATCTTTCCTTTTACTATAGTACTTAGGTAATGGTGCTGTTTTTACCACTAAATGTTAAAATGGTACTACTACAATGCTGACATTGGCACATGGGGGCCAAGAAACCACTTAAATCTTTCATTGATAAATGTATAAGTACACTTAAAAATTAGTTTGACTATTTCTGAATCTTCATGGATAATTGGTCAGTAATTTAGAAATGTAAACTGTATTCATCCACTCGCCCTCTCCATATCTATTAAATATGAACAAGTAATGAGAATGGCCTTCTGGATTTAGTGTTCTAAAACTTAGTAGTATGGGCTTGAGACTTGATGCTAGCTTGATGTTTTAACTTTAATTTCAGACTTCCAAGTGGTCAGTAGTACTTGCTGGAAATGAGGACTAGTCAGTCTGATTAATAATGCagaaatatttctctatcgtcctaagtggatgctggggttcctgaaaggaccatggggaatagcggctccgcaggagacagggcacaaaaaagtaaagcttttaccagatcaggtggtgtgcactggctcctccccctatgaccctcctccagactccagttagattttgtgcccgaacgagaagggtgcaatctaggtggctctcctaaagagctgcttagagaaagtttagcttaggttttttactttacagtgagtcctgctggcaacaggatcactgcaacgagggacttaggggagaagtagtgaactcacctgcgtgcagagtggatttgctgcttggctactggacactagctccagagggacgatcacaggtacagcctggatggtcaccggagccgcgccgccggcccccttgcagacgctgaagagagaagaggtccaaaatcggcggctgaagactcctgagtcttcataaaggtagcgcacagcactgcagctgtgcgccattttcctctcagcacacttcacacaacagtcactgagggtgcagagcgctggggggggcgctctgagaggcaaataaaaaccttattagaggcaaaaaatacctcacatatagcccacagaggctatatggagatatttaacccctgcctaacttcaaaaatagcgggagacgagcccgccggaaaaggggcggggcctatctcctcagcacacagcgccattttctctcacagaaaagctggagagaaggctcccaggctctcccctgcactgcactacagaaacagggttaaaacagagagggggggcacggattttggcgatattgtatatatataaaagatgctataagggagaaacacttatataaggttgtccctatataattatagcgtttttggtgtgtgctggcagactctccctctgtctccccaaagggctagtgggtcctgtcctctgtcagagcattcccggtgtgtgtgctgtgtgtcggtacgtgtgtgtcgacatgtatgaggacgatgttggtgaggaggcggagaaattgcctgtaatggtgatgtcactctctagggagtcgacaccggaatggatggcttatttagagaattacgtgagaatgtcaacacgctgcaaggtcggttgacgacatgagacggccgacaatctattaggaccggtccaggcgtctcagaaacaccgtcaggggtttttaaaaaacgcccatttacctcagtcggtcgacacagacacagacacggacactgaatacagtgtcgacggtgaataaacaaacgtatttctcattagggccacacgttaagggcaatgaaggaggtgttacgtgtttctgatactacaagtaccacaagaaagggtattatgtgggagtgaaaaaactacctgtagtttttcctgaatcagataaaataaaatgaagtgtgtgatgatgcgtagggttatcccgatagcaaatattggcgttataccctttcccgccagaaattagggtacgttgggaaacaccccttagggtgataaggcgctcacacgcttatcaagtggcgttaccgtctccagatacggccgccctcaaggagccagctgataggaagctggaaaaatatcctacaaagtatatacacacatacggtggttatactgcgaccagcgatcgccatcagcctggagatgcagtgctgggttggcttggtcggattccctgactgaaaatattttattcatgtagagcatttaataggatgcattctatatatatgtatgtgagatgcacagagggatatttgctctctggcatcaagataagtgcgttgtccatatctcccagaagatgtcagggacacgacagtggtcaggtgatacagatcccatacggcagatggaagtattgctgtataaagggaaggagttatttgggggtcggtccatcggacctggggaccacagcaacagctgggaaatccaaccttttttaccccaagttacatctcagctaaaaaagacaccgtcttttcagcctcaatctttcctttcccatgagggcatgcaggcaaaaggccagtcatatctgcccagacatagaggtaagggaagtagactgcagcaggcagccctttcccaggaaaagaagccctccaccgcgtctgccaagtcctcagcatgacgctggggccgtgcaagcggactcaaggtgggggggtagtctcaagagtctcagggcgcagtgggatcactcgcaagttgacccctagatcgtacgagtattatcccaggggtaaagattggagagtcgagacatcttctcctcgcaggttcctgaagtctgctttaccaacggctccctccgacagggaggcagcattggaaacaattcacaagctgtatatccagcaggtgataatcaaagtacccctcctacgacaaggaaaagggtattatttttccacactatattgtggtactgaagccagacggcttggtgacacatagtctaaatctaaaatgttttgaaca
The Pseudophryne corroboree isolate aPseCor3 chromosome 4, aPseCor3.hap2, whole genome shotgun sequence DNA segment above includes these coding regions:
- the NCL gene encoding nucleolin isoform X1 — protein: MSGGDVTGPRGSAFSCVAAGLLAGQLMKSGTMGPKMQGKLKKPAPPQEVDDSEEDEEMEEEEESSEEELEVPPKKTPAKKAATPAKATPGKKAATPAKPAVTPGKKGATPAGAKNGKRAKKQDSEDEESDEESEEEQKPVAKKPAAKKPIAKKESEEEEDEEEEDEDDESEEEEPAAKKPAVKKPAAKKEESEDEEDSEDEGMEVTPTVAKGKKAVATAESDDGEEDDDDEEEDDEDDEEDEDDDEENAGKESAKRKKEMPQNKGAPEAKKQRSEGLSVYVANLNSAKDFGELKDALREAFTKKSLTVQDVRIGASRKFGYVEFSTVEEVEKALKLTGKKVLGLEIKVEKVNSIADKNKNAENKKERDARTLFVKNFPYSTTAEELQEIFENAKEIRLPTGHDGTSKGIAYVEFHTEADADKAIEEKQGAEVEGRAVFIDYTGEKSQSTGGKKAGPAGEAKVLVVNNLSYNATEESLQDIFEKATSIRIPQNNQGRPKGFAFVEFTSVEDAKEALESCNNTDVEGRTIRLEFSQGGGAQSGGGRGSAQTKTLFVRGLSEDTTEETLKEAFDGSLNARIVTDRDTGASKGFGFVDFSSAEDAKSAKDAMEDGEIDGNKVTLDFAKPKGEGQRGGRGGFGGRGGGRGGFGGRGGGRGGFGGRGGGRGGFGGRGGGRGGGFGGRGGGGFRGGKKIRFDD
- the NCL gene encoding nucleolin isoform X2 — translated: MSGGDVTGPRGSAFSCVAAGLLAGQLMKSGTMGPKMQGKLKKPAPPQEVDDSEEDEEMEEEEESSEEELEVPPKKTPAKKAATPAKATPGKKAATPAKPAVTPGKKGATPAGAKNDEESEEEQKPVAKKPAAKKPIAKKESEEEEDEEEEDEDDESEEEEPAAKKPAVKKPAAKKEESEDEEDSEDEGMEVTPTVAKGKKAVATAESDDGEEDDDDEEEDDEDDEEDEDDDEENAGKESAKRKKEMPQNKGAPEAKKQRSEGLSVYVANLNSAKDFGELKDALREAFTKKSLTVQDVRIGASRKFGYVEFSTVEEVEKALKLTGKKVLGLEIKVEKVNSIADKNKNAENKKERDARTLFVKNFPYSTTAEELQEIFENAKEIRLPTGHDGTSKGIAYVEFHTEADADKAIEEKQGAEVEGRAVFIDYTGEKSQSTGGKKAGPAGEAKVLVVNNLSYNATEESLQDIFEKATSIRIPQNNQGRPKGFAFVEFTSVEDAKEALESCNNTDVEGRTIRLEFSQGGGAQSGGGRGSAQTKTLFVRGLSEDTTEETLKEAFDGSLNARIVTDRDTGASKGFGFVDFSSAEDAKSAKDAMEDGEIDGNKVTLDFAKPKGEGQRGGRGGFGGRGGGRGGFGGRGGGRGGFGGRGGGRGGFGGRGGGRGGGFGGRGGGGFRGGKKIRFDD
- the NCL gene encoding nucleolin isoform X3, with product MVKLAKGPKMQGKLKKPAPPQEVDDSEEDEEMEEEEESSEEELEVPPKKTPAKKAATPAKATPGKKAATPAKPAVTPGKKGATPAGAKNGKRAKKQDSEDEESDEESEEEQKPVAKKPAAKKPIAKKESEEEEDEEEEDEDDESEEEEPAAKKPAVKKPAAKKEESEDEEDSEDEGMEVTPTVAKGKKAVATAESDDGEEDDDDEEEDDEDDEEDEDDDEENAGKESAKRKKEMPQNKGAPEAKKQRSEGLSVYVANLNSAKDFGELKDALREAFTKKSLTVQDVRIGASRKFGYVEFSTVEEVEKALKLTGKKVLGLEIKVEKVNSIADKNKNAENKKERDARTLFVKNFPYSTTAEELQEIFENAKEIRLPTGHDGTSKGIAYVEFHTEADADKAIEEKQGAEVEGRAVFIDYTGEKSQSTGGKKAGPAGEAKVLVVNNLSYNATEESLQDIFEKATSIRIPQNNQGRPKGFAFVEFTSVEDAKEALESCNNTDVEGRTIRLEFSQGGGAQSGGGRGSAQTKTLFVRGLSEDTTEETLKEAFDGSLNARIVTDRDTGASKGFGFVDFSSAEDAKSAKDAMEDGEIDGNKVTLDFAKPKGEGQRGGRGGFGGRGGGRGGFGGRGGGRGGFGGRGGGRGGFGGRGGGRGGGFGGRGGGGFRGGKKIRFDD